Proteins from one Streptomyces sp. NBC_00289 genomic window:
- a CDS encoding B3/4 domain-containing protein yields MTLSLTVSDEVRTLAPGFTHVAVEAHGLVNGPSTDESSALLEDAARRLAVRLDGRAPHEDPHVAAWREVYTAFGSKPSRTRNSAEALAKRALTESGLPRINLLVDLYNAISVAHLIPVGGEDLDRVQGGMRLVRATGDEDFVTTAGGEETVEHPDAGEVVWRDEAGVTCRRWNWRQGPRTRLTEESVSAIFLLESLAPMPVADVVAAGAELAELLEKFSPGARITVHAPESAA; encoded by the coding sequence ATGACTCTCTCGTTGACCGTTTCCGACGAGGTGCGCACCCTCGCTCCAGGCTTCACGCACGTCGCCGTCGAGGCCCACGGTCTCGTCAACGGACCGAGCACCGACGAGAGTTCGGCGCTTCTCGAGGACGCGGCCCGGCGCCTGGCCGTACGCCTGGACGGCCGGGCCCCGCACGAGGACCCGCACGTGGCCGCCTGGCGCGAGGTCTACACGGCGTTCGGCTCGAAGCCCTCACGCACCCGCAACTCCGCGGAGGCGCTCGCCAAGCGGGCCCTGACGGAGTCGGGACTGCCCCGGATCAACCTGCTCGTCGACCTCTACAACGCGATCAGCGTCGCCCACCTGATTCCGGTCGGCGGCGAGGACCTGGACCGCGTCCAGGGCGGCATGCGGCTCGTACGGGCCACCGGCGACGAGGACTTCGTGACCACGGCGGGCGGCGAGGAGACCGTCGAGCACCCCGACGCCGGAGAGGTCGTGTGGCGCGACGAGGCGGGTGTGACCTGCCGTCGCTGGAACTGGCGCCAGGGCCCGCGCACCCGGCTCACCGAGGAGTCCGTCTCCGCGATCTTCCTGCTGGAGAGCCTGGCGCCGATGCCGGTCGCCGACGTGGTGGCTGCGGGCGCCGAACTCGCCGAACTGCTGGAGAAGTTCAGCCCGGGAGCGCGGATCACCGTCCACGCCCCGGAGTCCGCGGCCTGA
- a CDS encoding lysophospholipid acyltransferase family protein: MAELVYRPVVGLARTLFKAWDLKIDCKGSENIPRSGGAVLVSNHISYLDFIFDGLAALPQKRLVRFMAKESVFRHRISGPLMRGMKHIPVDRTQGETAYAHALESLRAGEIIGVFPEATISPSFTLKSFKSGAARMAQEAGVPLIPMAVWGTQRLWTKGQPRNFKRSHIPITIRVGEAIEASRDKYAGAITRQLRERVQELLEAAQRAYPVRPKDANDTWWMPAHLGGTAPTPEQVREAEAR; encoded by the coding sequence ATGGCAGAGCTTGTCTACCGTCCCGTCGTCGGTCTCGCCCGCACGTTGTTCAAGGCGTGGGACCTCAAGATCGACTGCAAGGGTTCGGAGAACATCCCGCGCTCGGGCGGAGCCGTGCTGGTCAGTAACCACATCAGCTATCTGGACTTCATCTTCGACGGGTTGGCGGCGCTTCCGCAGAAACGTCTCGTTCGCTTCATGGCGAAGGAGTCCGTCTTCCGGCACAGGATCTCCGGTCCGCTGATGCGCGGAATGAAGCACATCCCGGTGGACCGCACACAGGGCGAGACGGCCTACGCCCACGCGCTGGAATCGCTGCGCGCCGGCGAGATCATCGGGGTGTTCCCGGAGGCCACGATCTCGCCCTCGTTCACGCTGAAGAGCTTCAAGTCCGGTGCCGCGCGCATGGCCCAGGAGGCCGGTGTCCCCCTGATCCCGATGGCGGTGTGGGGCACGCAGCGGCTGTGGACCAAGGGCCAGCCGCGCAACTTCAAGCGCAGCCACATCCCGATCACCATCCGGGTGGGCGAGGCGATCGAGGCGTCACGCGACAAGTACGCGGGCGCGATCACCCGGCAGTTGCGTGAGCGCGTGCAGGAACTCCTGGAAGCCGCGCAGCGCGCCTACCCGGTGCGGCCCAAGGACGCCAACGACACCTGGTGGATGCCGGCCCACCTCGGCGGCACGGCGCCGACCCCGGAGCAGGTCCGCGAGGCCGAAGCCCGCTGA
- a CDS encoding DUF4395 domain-containing protein, whose translation MDIDVRGPRFGAAVTTLVLAVVLITGSAWLLAWQTLAFALGAAGGVGRSPYGWLFRTLVRPRLGRPTEFESPEPPRFAQAVGLAFAGVGLAGFTLGADWLGVAATGAALAAAFLNAAFGYCLGCEMYLLVRRLAVRAE comes from the coding sequence ATGGACATCGACGTGAGGGGTCCGCGCTTCGGGGCGGCCGTGACGACCCTGGTGCTGGCGGTCGTGCTGATCACGGGCAGCGCCTGGCTGCTGGCCTGGCAGACCCTGGCGTTCGCGCTGGGCGCGGCGGGTGGAGTGGGCCGTTCGCCCTACGGTTGGCTGTTCCGCACACTCGTACGCCCCCGGCTCGGCCGGCCGACGGAGTTCGAGTCGCCCGAACCGCCGCGCTTCGCGCAGGCGGTGGGCCTCGCCTTCGCCGGCGTCGGCCTGGCCGGCTTCACGCTGGGAGCGGACTGGCTGGGAGTCGCCGCCACGGGGGCCGCACTCGCTGCCGCCTTCCTCAATGCCGCGTTCGGGTACTGCCTGGGTTGCGAGATGTACCTGCTCGTGCGGCGTCTGGCGGTACGCGCGGAGTAA
- a CDS encoding TlpA family protein disulfide reductase, with the protein MSGLVVCVAVLAVASAYGVLHRRRSGRVRVRGRDDGKRLGTAELGGELGERATLLQFSSAFCAPCRATRRVLGEVAGMVPGVSHVELDAEDHLDLVRELGILKTPTVLVLDADGRIVRRATGQPRKADVIAALGEAV; encoded by the coding sequence ATGAGCGGACTTGTCGTGTGCGTGGCTGTGCTCGCCGTGGCGAGCGCCTACGGAGTGCTGCATCGGCGGCGGAGCGGGAGAGTACGGGTGCGCGGGCGTGACGACGGCAAGCGGCTGGGCACGGCCGAGCTCGGCGGGGAACTGGGGGAGCGTGCCACGCTCCTGCAGTTCTCCAGCGCCTTCTGCGCGCCCTGCCGGGCGACCCGGCGGGTCCTCGGCGAGGTGGCCGGCATGGTCCCCGGCGTCTCGCACGTCGAACTCGACGCCGAGGACCACCTCGACCTCGTCCGCGAACTCGGCATCCTCAAGACGCCGACCGTGCTGGTCCTCGACGCCGACGGCCGGATCGTGCGGCGCGCCACCGGGCAGCCGCGCAAGGCCGACGTGATCGCCGCGCTGGGGGAGGCGGTTTGA
- a CDS encoding flavin reductase family protein: MTATPDLRTPQLASPDLLRSVFRRHAAGVAVITAAGDTGPVGFTATSLTSVSAEPPLLSFGISTGASSWPAIADADHVGVHILGEHQQDLAGVFARSGADRFGAPTAWREGPKGVPVLDDVLAWLVCRVVGRVPAGNHRIVLAEVVLGDPAGPGRPLLYHQGRFNGLRD; the protein is encoded by the coding sequence ATGACGGCCACGCCCGACCTCCGCACACCGCAGCTCGCTTCTCCCGACCTGTTGCGCTCCGTCTTCCGGCGGCACGCGGCGGGAGTCGCCGTGATCACGGCCGCAGGCGACACCGGCCCGGTCGGCTTCACCGCCACCTCTCTCACCTCCGTCTCCGCCGAGCCCCCGCTGCTCTCCTTCGGCATCAGCACCGGCGCCTCGAGCTGGCCGGCCATCGCCGACGCCGACCATGTGGGCGTCCACATACTCGGCGAGCACCAGCAGGACCTGGCCGGCGTCTTCGCCCGCAGCGGCGCGGACCGCTTCGGCGCGCCCACCGCCTGGCGTGAGGGCCCGAAAGGCGTACCCGTCCTCGACGACGTGCTCGCGTGGCTGGTGTGCCGGGTGGTGGGGCGCGTTCCGGCCGGGAATCACCGCATAGTCCTGGCCGAGGTCGTGCTGGGCGATCCCGCGGGCCCGGGCCGCCCGCTCCTCTATCACCAGGGACGGTTCAACGGCCTGCGCGACTGA
- a CDS encoding electron transfer flavoprotein subunit beta, which produces MSLRIVVTVKYVPDATGDRHFADDLTVDRDDVDGLLSELDEYAVEQALQISENSDDDVEITVLTVGPEDAKDALRKALSMGADKAIHVEDDDLHGTDAIGTSLVLAKAIEKAGYDLVISGMASTDGTMGVVPALLAERLGVPQVTLLSEVSVEDGTVKGRRDGDSASEQLEASLPAVVSVTDQSGEARYPSFKGIMAAKKKPVESWDLSDLELEAEEVGLEGAWTSVDAAAQRPARTAGTIVKDEGEGGKQLAEFLAGQKFI; this is translated from the coding sequence GTGAGCTTGAGGATCGTTGTCACTGTGAAGTACGTGCCCGACGCCACCGGCGACCGGCACTTCGCCGATGACCTGACCGTCGACCGTGACGACGTCGACGGTCTGCTCTCCGAACTGGACGAGTACGCGGTCGAGCAGGCACTGCAGATCTCGGAGAACTCCGACGACGACGTGGAGATCACCGTCCTGACGGTGGGCCCGGAGGACGCCAAGGACGCGCTGCGCAAGGCGCTGTCCATGGGTGCGGACAAGGCGATCCACGTCGAGGACGACGATCTGCACGGCACCGACGCGATCGGCACGTCGCTCGTGCTGGCGAAGGCGATCGAGAAGGCCGGCTACGACCTGGTGATCTCCGGCATGGCCTCCACCGACGGCACGATGGGCGTCGTTCCCGCGCTGCTGGCGGAGCGCCTGGGCGTCCCGCAGGTGACGCTGCTGTCCGAGGTCTCGGTCGAGGACGGCACGGTCAAGGGCCGCCGCGACGGCGACAGCGCCTCCGAGCAGCTGGAGGCCTCGCTGCCGGCCGTCGTGTCGGTCACCGACCAGTCGGGTGAGGCCCGCTACCCGTCCTTCAAGGGCATCATGGCGGCCAAGAAGAAGCCGGTGGAGTCCTGGGACCTGTCCGACCTCGAGCTCGAGGCGGAGGAGGTCGGCTTGGAGGGTGCCTGGACCTCGGTCGACGCCGCGGCCCAGCGTCCGGCCCGCACGGCCGGCACGATCGTCAAGGACGAGGGCGAGGGCGGCAAGCAGCTCGCCGAGTTCCTCGCGGGCCAGAAGTTCATCTGA
- a CDS encoding electron transfer flavoprotein subunit alpha/FixB family protein, translated as MAEVLVYVDHVDGAVRKPTLELLTLARRIGEPVAVALGNGAADTAATLAEHGAVKVLTHEASEYADYLVVPKVDALQAAVEAVSPAAVLVPSSAEGKEVAARLALRIGSGIITDAVDLEAGDQGPVATQSVFAASFTTKTRVAKGTPVITVKPNSAAVEAAPAAGAVEALSVSFSAQATGTKVTGRTPRESTGRPELTEAAIVVSGGRGVNGAENFAIIEALADSLGAAVGASRAAVDAGWYPHTNQVGQTGKAVSPQLYIANGISGAIQHRAGMQTSKTIVAVNKDAEAPIFDLVDYGVVGDLFDVVPQLTEEVKTRKG; from the coding sequence ATGGCTGAAGTTCTCGTCTACGTCGACCACGTGGACGGCGCCGTCCGCAAGCCCACGCTCGAGCTGCTGACGCTCGCCCGCCGTATCGGCGAGCCGGTCGCCGTCGCCCTCGGCAACGGCGCCGCCGACACCGCCGCCACCCTCGCCGAGCACGGCGCGGTCAAGGTCCTCACCCACGAGGCGTCCGAGTACGCCGACTACCTCGTCGTACCGAAGGTGGACGCCCTCCAGGCGGCCGTCGAGGCCGTCTCCCCGGCCGCCGTGCTCGTCCCCTCCTCCGCGGAGGGCAAGGAGGTCGCCGCACGGCTGGCGCTGCGCATCGGCTCCGGCATCATCACCGACGCCGTCGACCTCGAGGCCGGCGACCAGGGCCCGGTGGCCACCCAGTCGGTGTTCGCCGCCTCCTTCACCACCAAGACCCGGGTCGCCAAGGGCACCCCGGTCATCACGGTCAAGCCCAACAGCGCCGCCGTCGAGGCCGCCCCGGCCGCCGGCGCCGTCGAGGCCCTGTCGGTGTCCTTCTCCGCGCAGGCCACCGGCACCAAGGTCACCGGCCGTACGCCGCGTGAGTCGACCGGGCGCCCGGAGCTGACCGAGGCCGCGATCGTGGTCTCCGGCGGCCGTGGCGTCAACGGTGCCGAGAACTTCGCGATCATCGAGGCCCTCGCCGACTCCCTCGGCGCGGCCGTCGGCGCCTCGCGTGCCGCGGTGGACGCGGGCTGGTACCCGCACACCAACCAGGTCGGCCAGACCGGCAAGGCCGTCTCCCCGCAGCTGTACATCGCCAACGGCATCTCCGGCGCCATCCAGCACCGCGCCGGTATGCAGACCTCCAAGACGATCGTGGCCGTCAACAAGGACGCCGAGGCCCCGATCTTCGACCTGGTCGACTACGGCGTGGTCGGCGACCTCTTCGACGTCGTCCCGCAGCTCACCGAGGAGGTCAAGACCCGCAAGGGCTGA
- a CDS encoding endonuclease/exonuclease/phosphatase family protein, protein MSDVNGVTRRAGLRTAGVAAVTLPLFTTASASVLRGRGRRLEVMSFNLRFAGTTGPNSWAARRPVMRELLRREAPTVIGTQEGLYQQLRDIDFDLGARYDWIGTGRAGGSRDEFMAVFYDTRRLAPAEYDHFWLSDTPEVVGSNTWGGSTIRMVTWVRFRDLRDGEREFYLLNTHLDSGNQDARLRSVPLIARRMAGLDPDLPLLTTGDFNAPAHGSAVYDAMLGTGLVDTWDAAAERGAPYGTFHGYRPLVPGGDRIDWILATPGVTVRRARVNTFSRDGQFPSDHLPVQASLTLR, encoded by the coding sequence GTGTCGGACGTGAACGGAGTGACCCGTCGGGCGGGCCTGCGGACGGCGGGGGTGGCGGCCGTGACCCTGCCCCTGTTCACCACCGCGTCCGCCTCCGTCCTTCGCGGGAGGGGCCGGCGGCTGGAGGTGATGAGCTTCAACCTCCGCTTCGCCGGCACCACCGGACCCAACAGCTGGGCCGCCCGCCGCCCGGTGATGCGCGAACTCCTGCGTCGCGAGGCCCCCACGGTCATCGGCACCCAGGAGGGCCTCTACCAGCAACTGCGCGACATCGACTTCGACCTCGGAGCGCGCTACGACTGGATCGGCACCGGCCGCGCGGGCGGCAGCCGCGACGAGTTCATGGCCGTCTTCTACGACACCCGCCGCCTCGCCCCCGCCGAGTACGACCACTTCTGGCTCTCCGACACCCCCGAAGTGGTCGGCTCGAACACCTGGGGAGGCTCCACCATCCGCATGGTCACCTGGGTGCGCTTCCGCGATCTGCGGGACGGGGAGCGGGAGTTCTACCTCCTCAACACCCATCTGGACAGCGGCAACCAGGACGCCCGCCTGCGCTCGGTACCGCTGATCGCCCGGCGGATGGCGGGACTCGACCCGGACCTGCCGCTGCTGACGACCGGCGACTTCAACGCTCCCGCCCACGGCAGTGCCGTCTACGACGCGATGCTGGGCACCGGACTGGTCGACACCTGGGACGCGGCGGCCGAACGCGGTGCGCCGTACGGGACGTTCCACGGCTACCGGCCGCTCGTCCCCGGAGGGGACCGCATCGACTGGATTCTGGCCACACCCGGCGTGACGGTGCGGCGCGCGCGGGTGAACACCTTCTCGCGGGACGGGCAGTTCCCGAGCGACCACCTGCCCGTGCAGGCCTCCCTCACCCTGCGCTGA
- a CDS encoding aldolase/citrate lyase family protein, which yields MGQGQQEKVATSLAGAVSEEISASLAPVDAELDRRYPGDPGTRQPVHTVYVPGDVFAADTVRSWGDRALDALDRHAPDAASFAAVLGLSDELAGPVYDRVRVKLEREPIEDLRVDFEDGYGNRSDAEEDEAAARAARLIAEAYENGTAAPYMGIRMKCMEAPVRDRGIRTLDIFLTGLTEAGGLPGGLVLTLPKVTYAEQVTAMVRLLEAFEKARGLEPGRIGFEIQIETSQSILATDGTATVARMIQAAEGRATSLHYGTFDYSACLGVSAAHQASDHPAADHAKAIMQVAAAGTGVRVSDGSTNVLPVGPTEKVHDAWRLHYGLTRRALARAYYQGWDMHPGHIPTRYAAVFAFYREGFAEAAARLSRYANRTAGDVMDEPATAKALSGYLLRGLDCGALDIAEVARLAGLTRADLEAFASPRRADLTGSAISPSGV from the coding sequence ATGGGTCAGGGCCAGCAGGAGAAGGTCGCGACGAGCCTCGCGGGCGCGGTGAGCGAGGAGATCAGCGCCTCCCTCGCGCCGGTCGACGCCGAGCTCGACCGCCGCTACCCGGGAGACCCCGGCACCCGCCAGCCCGTCCACACCGTCTACGTCCCCGGCGACGTCTTCGCCGCCGACACCGTGCGGTCCTGGGGCGACCGGGCCCTCGACGCGCTCGACCGACACGCCCCCGACGCGGCCTCCTTCGCCGCGGTCCTCGGTCTGTCGGACGAACTCGCCGGGCCGGTGTACGACCGCGTCCGCGTGAAGCTGGAGCGCGAGCCGATCGAGGACCTGCGCGTCGACTTCGAGGACGGCTACGGCAACCGCTCCGACGCCGAGGAGGACGAGGCCGCGGCCCGGGCGGCCCGGCTGATCGCCGAGGCGTACGAGAACGGCACGGCGGCCCCGTACATGGGCATCCGCATGAAGTGCATGGAGGCCCCCGTGCGCGACCGGGGCATCCGCACCCTCGACATCTTCCTCACCGGTCTGACGGAGGCCGGCGGCCTGCCCGGGGGTCTGGTCCTGACGCTGCCGAAGGTGACGTACGCCGAGCAGGTCACCGCCATGGTGCGGCTCTTGGAGGCCTTCGAGAAGGCGCGCGGGCTGGAGCCCGGCCGGATCGGCTTCGAGATCCAGATCGAGACCAGTCAGTCCATCCTCGCCACCGACGGCACCGCCACCGTCGCCCGCATGATCCAGGCCGCCGAGGGCCGCGCCACCAGCCTGCACTACGGCACCTTCGACTACAGCGCCTGCCTGGGCGTCTCCGCCGCCCACCAGGCCAGTGACCACCCGGCCGCCGACCACGCCAAGGCGATCATGCAGGTCGCGGCGGCGGGCACCGGGGTACGCGTCTCGGACGGGTCGACCAACGTCCTGCCGGTCGGTCCCACGGAGAAGGTCCACGACGCCTGGCGCCTGCACTACGGCCTGACCCGCCGCGCCCTGGCCCGGGCTTACTACCAGGGCTGGGACATGCACCCCGGGCACATCCCCACCCGCTACGCGGCCGTGTTCGCCTTCTACCGCGAGGGCTTCGCCGAGGCCGCCGCCCGCCTGTCCCGCTACGCCAACCGGACCGCCGGCGACGTCATGGACGAGCCCGCCACCGCCAAGGCCCTCAGCGGCTATCTGTTGCGCGGCCTGGACTGCGGCGCCCTCGACATCGCCGAGGTGGCCCGCCTGGCCGGCCTGACCCGCGCCGACCTGGAGGCCTTCGCGTCACCGAGGCGCGCGGACCTGACCGGGTCGGCGATCAGCCCCTCCGGCGTCTGA
- a CDS encoding LacI family DNA-binding transcriptional regulator translates to MDRRIPVDDRTGRRTVPETHRRADRLPGNRYGTRPTMKDVAARAGVGLKTVSRVVNAEPGVTPETERRVQDAIEALGFRRNDSARVLRKGSTASIGLVLEDLADPFYGPLSRAVEEVARAHGALLINGSSAEDPEREQELVLALCARRVDGLVVIPAGDDHRYLEPELKAGVATVFVDRPAGKIDADVVLSDNFGGARDGVAHLIAHGHRRIGFIGDMPRIHTAAERLRGYRAAMEDAGIPVEDAWMSLGVTDPERVRAAAEEMLSGPSPVTAVFSGNNRVTVTVIRVIAEQDRSVALVGFDDIELADLLRPGVTVVAQDAAAIGRTAAERLFRQLDGTLLAPERIELPTRLITRGSGELPPAE, encoded by the coding sequence ATGGACCGACGCATCCCCGTGGACGACAGGACAGGACGCCGCACCGTGCCCGAGACCCACCGCCGAGCCGACCGCCTCCCCGGAAACCGCTACGGCACCCGTCCGACGATGAAGGACGTGGCGGCTCGTGCGGGTGTCGGGCTGAAGACGGTCTCGCGTGTGGTCAACGCCGAGCCGGGCGTCACCCCGGAGACGGAGCGGCGGGTCCAGGACGCCATCGAGGCGCTGGGCTTCCGCCGCAACGACAGCGCCCGGGTGCTGCGCAAGGGCAGTACCGCGAGCATCGGCCTGGTCCTGGAAGACCTCGCGGACCCCTTCTACGGCCCGCTCAGCCGCGCGGTCGAGGAGGTGGCCCGCGCCCACGGCGCCCTGCTGATCAACGGCTCCAGCGCGGAGGACCCGGAGCGCGAGCAGGAACTGGTGCTGGCCCTGTGCGCCCGGCGGGTGGACGGGCTGGTCGTGATCCCGGCCGGCGACGACCACCGGTACCTCGAGCCGGAGCTCAAGGCGGGTGTGGCGACGGTGTTCGTCGACCGTCCGGCGGGAAAGATCGACGCCGACGTCGTACTGTCGGACAACTTCGGCGGCGCCCGCGACGGGGTCGCCCATCTCATCGCCCACGGACACCGCCGGATCGGCTTCATCGGTGACATGCCCCGCATCCACACGGCCGCCGAGCGGCTGCGCGGCTACCGGGCGGCCATGGAGGACGCGGGCATACCCGTGGAGGACGCCTGGATGTCGCTCGGCGTCACCGACCCCGAGCGGGTGCGCGCGGCGGCCGAGGAGATGCTGTCCGGCCCCTCGCCCGTCACGGCGGTCTTCTCCGGCAACAACCGGGTGACGGTCACCGTGATCCGCGTCATCGCCGAGCAGGACCGGAGTGTCGCCCTCGTCGGCTTCGACGACATCGAGCTGGCCGATCTGCTGCGACCGGGCGTCACCGTCGTCGCCCAGGACGCGGCGGCCATCGGCCGGACCGCGGCCGAGCGCCTCTTCCGGCAACTGGACGGCACCCTGCTCGCCCCCGAGCGGATCGAGCTGCCCACCCGCCTGATCACCCGCGGCTCGGGCGAGCTGCCCCCGGCCGAGTGA
- a CDS encoding ROK family protein has translation MHTDLVAALDIGGTKIAGGLVDGHGRILVRAQRATPAQQDGETVMRAVEEVLGELTAAPLWGSATAVGIGSAGPVDASAGTVSPVNVPGWRDFPLVRRVREAAGGLPVELIGDGVAITAAEHWQGAARGHDNALCMVVSTGVGGGLVLNGQLHPGPTGNAGHIGHISVELDGDLCPCGSRGCVERIASGPNIARRAIEGGWLPGPDGDTSAVAVAAAARAGDPVAIASFERAARALAAGIAATATLVEIDIAVIGGGVGKAGDVLFAPLRKALADYATLSFVQRLTVTPAQMGTDAGLVGAAAAALVGRETAAAV, from the coding sequence ATGCACACCGACCTAGTGGCCGCGCTCGACATCGGCGGCACCAAGATCGCCGGAGGCCTGGTCGACGGCCACGGCAGGATCCTGGTCCGCGCGCAGCGCGCCACGCCCGCACAGCAGGACGGCGAGACCGTGATGCGGGCCGTCGAGGAGGTGCTCGGCGAGCTGACCGCCGCTCCGCTGTGGGGGAGCGCCACAGCCGTCGGTATCGGCAGCGCCGGCCCGGTGGACGCCTCCGCGGGCACGGTCAGCCCGGTGAACGTGCCGGGCTGGCGTGACTTTCCCCTGGTCCGGCGGGTCCGGGAGGCGGCCGGTGGACTGCCCGTCGAGCTGATCGGTGACGGCGTGGCCATCACGGCCGCCGAACACTGGCAGGGTGCGGCCCGCGGCCACGACAACGCCCTGTGCATGGTGGTCTCGACGGGCGTCGGTGGCGGCCTGGTCCTGAACGGGCAGCTCCACCCGGGCCCGACCGGCAACGCGGGCCACATCGGCCACATCAGCGTCGAACTCGACGGCGACCTGTGCCCGTGCGGCTCGCGCGGCTGCGTGGAGCGCATCGCGAGCGGCCCGAACATCGCCCGGCGAGCGATCGAGGGCGGCTGGCTGCCCGGCCCGGACGGCGACACCTCCGCCGTGGCGGTGGCGGCCGCGGCGCGCGCCGGCGACCCGGTGGCCATCGCCTCCTTCGAGCGCGCCGCGCGGGCCCTGGCCGCCGGTATCGCCGCCACCGCCACCCTCGTCGAGATCGACATCGCCGTCATCGGCGGGGGCGTGGGCAAGGCGGGTGACGTCCTGTTCGCGCCGCTGCGGAAGGCGCTGGCCGACTACGCCACGCTGTCCTTCGTCCAGCGGCTGACGGTGACGCCCGCCCAGATGGGCACGGACGCGGGGCTGGTGGGAGCGGCCGCGGCCGCGCTCGTCGGGCGCGAGACCGCGGCCGCGGTCTGA